One segment of Clostridium ljungdahlii DSM 13528 DNA contains the following:
- a CDS encoding DctP family TRAP transporter solute-binding subunit, translating into MQKNYLKIFSAISVILLIVLLIRMIIFDFNLCNIIIAFFVLVLYFISFIKLHRIAKSLKNVCKQVSNIKGGDLTVAIESRSNDELGMIGNSINIMLENLRNLLSLINDEAEEMSKKSVEFASVSDETNRGIKVISATISEIAAGSQETGGMAVEAANKNSQVFELAENTAEESKKVLESTRNVLQSAKEGQMLIEKSVSVINDISSVTDNNTKLGNELKGKSTEVSGIVDLINSISDQTNLLALNAAIEAARAGEHGKGFAVVAEEVRQLSNQSQQAAKRINKIIEGMLLDTSQVVKAFEIMSKSTVSGVDTINKAKCNFESIISSIEKSREKLQQVVTHANNQSKATNDLMSTVHNVAAIAEESSASTQTVSENSEQISKSVASIAGNAKKLSNMAGNLEQALFKFKFSNVRTLRVGFEMTNNSICYAGMERFGQELEKHTNGRYKLKIYHSAQLGTGMDMIEMLGKGTLEMTYPSFSTLACFDKRFMIFDFPFIFKNEHIADKVLNGTFARKLLDMLEEYGFYGLAFAENGFRDTTNSVRPITKLEDIKGLRIRTMENDLHIDTWKYLGAEPVPLPYAKLYNAMRKKEIDGQENPVTAIYGDRFDEVQKYLTLTHHVYSPFVLMYSKKLWDTVPENDKKIIIECAKEGALYTTEANRKRVDRCLSELKSRGMKVDSISRDEMVKIKDAVKPVVDKYKNEIGKELVKELFDEIEKAEGI; encoded by the coding sequence ATGCAAAAAAATTACTTAAAAATTTTTTCAGCAATATCAGTTATATTACTAATTGTATTGTTGATTCGCATGATTATCTTTGATTTTAATTTGTGTAATATAATTATTGCATTTTTTGTTTTGGTTCTGTACTTTATCAGTTTCATTAAATTACATCGTATTGCTAAATCTCTAAAGAATGTCTGTAAACAAGTTTCAAATATAAAAGGAGGAGATTTGACGGTTGCGATTGAGTCCAGGTCAAATGATGAGCTGGGTATGATAGGAAATTCAATTAATATTATGCTTGAAAATTTACGTAACCTGTTGAGTTTGATCAACGATGAGGCAGAAGAAATGTCTAAAAAAAGTGTGGAATTTGCATCAGTATCTGATGAAACAAACCGCGGCATAAAAGTAATTTCAGCCACAATATCTGAAATTGCTGCAGGGTCTCAAGAAACTGGTGGGATGGCAGTTGAAGCTGCAAATAAGAATAGTCAAGTTTTTGAACTGGCCGAGAATACTGCAGAAGAGTCGAAAAAAGTACTTGAAAGTACGCGAAATGTTCTTCAATCGGCAAAAGAAGGACAAATGTTAATTGAAAAATCAGTATCAGTAATAAATGATATATCCAGTGTTACCGACAATAATACAAAACTTGGTAATGAATTAAAAGGTAAATCAACTGAGGTAAGTGGAATTGTTGATCTAATAAATAGCATTTCAGATCAAACTAATTTGTTGGCGTTAAATGCTGCGATTGAGGCAGCAAGAGCGGGAGAACACGGCAAGGGATTTGCAGTTGTAGCTGAGGAAGTTCGCCAATTATCCAATCAGTCACAGCAGGCAGCAAAAAGAATAAATAAAATAATAGAAGGCATGCTTTTAGATACGTCACAAGTAGTTAAGGCATTTGAAATTATGAGTAAAAGTACTGTCTCGGGTGTAGATACTATAAATAAAGCAAAGTGTAATTTTGAAAGTATTATAAGCAGCATTGAAAAATCAAGGGAAAAACTACAGCAAGTGGTTACTCATGCGAATAATCAATCAAAAGCTACCAATGATTTGATGTCTACAGTGCATAATGTAGCTGCTATTGCGGAAGAATCTTCAGCTTCCACGCAAACTGTATCTGAAAATAGTGAACAAATTTCTAAATCAGTCGCTTCAATAGCTGGAAATGCAAAGAAACTTTCAAATATGGCCGGCAATTTGGAGCAGGCACTTTTCAAATTTAAGTTTTCAAATGTGAGAACTCTCAGAGTCGGCTTTGAAATGACGAACAATTCTATATGTTATGCCGGTATGGAGAGATTTGGACAGGAACTGGAAAAACATACCAATGGCCGGTATAAACTTAAGATTTACCATAGTGCACAACTTGGAACAGGTATGGATATGATAGAGATGTTAGGTAAAGGTACTCTTGAAATGACATATCCGTCGTTTTCAACATTGGCTTGCTTTGACAAGAGATTTATGATATTTGATTTTCCTTTTATATTCAAAAATGAGCATATAGCAGACAAAGTACTTAATGGTACTTTTGCAAGAAAGTTATTAGATATGCTTGAGGAGTATGGATTTTATGGACTTGCATTTGCTGAAAATGGTTTCAGGGATACTACCAATTCTGTACGTCCCATAACAAAGTTAGAAGATATTAAAGGTTTAAGAATCAGGACAATGGAAAATGATTTGCATATTGATACATGGAAGTATTTAGGTGCAGAACCTGTACCACTTCCTTATGCAAAATTATATAATGCAATGCGTAAAAAGGAAATAGATGGACAAGAGAATCCTGTTACGGCAATTTACGGTGATAGATTTGACGAGGTTCAAAAATACTTGACATTGACCCATCATGTATATTCACCATTCGTACTTATGTATTCAAAAAAATTGTGGGATACGGTTCCGGAAAACGACAAAAAAATCATTATAGAATGTGCCAAAGAAGGAGCACTTTATACTACAGAGGCTAATAGAAAGAGAGTTGACAGATGTTTATCGGAGTTAAAATCCAGAGGAATGAAAGTTGATTCTATAAGTCGGGATGAAATGGTTAAAATTAAGGATGCTGTCAAACCTGTTGTTGATAAATACAAAAATGAAATCGGTAAAGAATTAGTAAAAGAGCTATTTGATGAGATTGAAAAAGCTGAAGGAATATAG
- a CDS encoding ATP phosphoribosyltransferase regulatory subunit, giving the protein MTNWKKYIPEGTKDILFNECAEKVKIENILKKIYIQSGFMEVKSPTLEFYDVFNGENATLPQEKIYKLIDNQGRILALRADMTTPIARIAGTKLKEVVHPLRLCYTSNVYRVSESLNGKNSEITQSGIEIIGIEGIGGDAEVIVTGIKALLSCGLENFKIELGHAELFKALVDGVNLDYEEREKLRKSINNKNFTALNNILLENKDKFEESSLKSLEELPKLFGGMEVIERASHLMEDNKRALKALESIKKVYEIVKSIGFEKYLALDLGMVHNIDYYTGIIFRGYTHGFGGNILSGGRYDNLIAQFGDSQPATGFAMDVDGIITSLEENGQLCCEKNTKVLVYYGGESFGKAYEKAESLRNQGIVTELSPFRDESEARKYAEKKNMEFTKI; this is encoded by the coding sequence GTGACTAATTGGAAAAAATATATACCTGAGGGAACAAAGGATATTTTGTTTAATGAATGTGCGGAAAAAGTGAAGATAGAAAATATATTAAAAAAAATCTATATACAAAGTGGATTTATGGAAGTAAAGTCACCAACATTAGAATTCTATGATGTGTTTAATGGGGAAAATGCAACTTTACCGCAGGAAAAAATATATAAATTGATTGATAACCAGGGAAGAATTTTAGCTTTGAGGGCAGATATGACTACCCCTATTGCTAGAATCGCAGGTACAAAATTGAAGGAAGTAGTTCATCCTCTAAGACTTTGTTATACTTCCAATGTGTATAGAGTCAGCGAAAGTTTAAATGGAAAAAATAGTGAGATAACTCAATCTGGTATTGAAATAATAGGCATAGAAGGTATCGGAGGAGACGCTGAAGTTATAGTAACAGGAATAAAGGCACTTTTAAGCTGTGGACTTGAGAATTTTAAAATAGAACTTGGACATGCAGAATTATTTAAAGCACTAGTAGATGGTGTAAATTTGGATTATGAAGAAAGAGAGAAACTTAGAAAGAGTATAAATAATAAAAATTTTACTGCTTTAAATAACATACTTCTTGAAAACAAAGATAAATTTGAAGAAAGCTCTTTAAAGTCTTTGGAAGAACTTCCTAAGTTATTTGGAGGGATGGAGGTAATTGAAAGAGCCTCTCATCTTATGGAAGATAACAAGAGAGCATTGAAGGCTTTAGAAAGTATAAAAAAGGTGTATGAGATTGTAAAAAGTATTGGTTTTGAAAAATATCTAGCTCTTGATTTAGGAATGGTACACAACATAGATTATTATACTGGCATAATATTTAGAGGTTATACTCATGGATTTGGAGGAAATATATTAAGTGGAGGAAGATATGACAATTTGATAGCTCAATTTGGAGATAGTCAGCCTGCTACAGGATTTGCCATGGATGTAGATGGAATAATCACTTCACTTGAAGAAAATGGACAGTTGTGTTGTGAAAAAAATACTAAGGTTCTTGTATATTATGGGGGAGAAAGTTTTGGAAAAGCTTATGAAAAGGCTGAAAGCTTAAGAAATCAGGGTATAGTTACAGAGTTAAGTCCTTTTAGAGATGAAAGTGAAGCAAGAAAATATGCAGAGAAAAAAAATATGGAATTCACAAAAATATAG
- a CDS encoding bifunctional 4-hydroxy-2-oxoglutarate aldolase/2-dehydro-3-deoxy-phosphogluconate aldolase, producing MNRVRTIMKLAQQGVVAVIRADSKEQGLKIVDAVKKGGIKMLEITMTVPGAIDIIKELAEHYKNEDVVIGAGTVLDAETARACILAGAKYIVSPSFNADVIKLCNRYRILVMPGAMTVKEAVEGLEAGAEIIKIFPGSVFGPQIIKAFKGPIPQGNFMPTGGVNLGNVKEWIKSGAIAVGTGGDLTKGAKTGDYELVTETAKKFVQAVKEAKEGKYNNNFL from the coding sequence ATGAATAGGGTTAGGACAATAATGAAACTGGCGCAGCAAGGAGTTGTAGCAGTAATAAGAGCAGATTCGAAAGAACAGGGACTCAAAATAGTTGATGCTGTAAAAAAAGGTGGCATCAAGATGCTTGAAATTACAATGACTGTGCCGGGTGCAATAGACATAATAAAAGAACTTGCTGAGCATTATAAAAATGAAGATGTAGTGATAGGTGCTGGAACCGTACTTGATGCAGAAACTGCAAGGGCTTGTATACTTGCAGGAGCAAAATATATAGTTAGTCCAAGCTTTAATGCAGATGTTATTAAGTTATGCAATAGATATCGTATTTTAGTAATGCCTGGTGCCATGACTGTAAAAGAGGCAGTTGAAGGTTTGGAAGCAGGAGCGGAAATAATAAAGATCTTTCCGGGAAGTGTTTTCGGACCTCAAATAATTAAAGCTTTTAAAGGACCTATTCCACAGGGTAATTTCATGCCTACAGGTGGAGTGAATTTAGGTAATGTAAAGGAATGGATAAAATCAGGAGCTATAGCTGTAGGAACGGGTGGAGATTTGACAAAAGGCGCTAAAACAGGTGACTATGAATTGGTAACTGAAACTGCAAAGAAATTTGTACAGGCAGTGAAAGAAGCAAAGGAAGGTAAATACAATAATAATTTCCTATAA
- a CDS encoding gluconokinase yields the protein MSERVYLGIDIGTSGIRSNVFDIKGNQIGFDYKEYPTICTERGMLELDPDVVFKSLIEVVKNSIDKCNLSFNDIRSIGMSSQMHSFLAVDRNGNNLTNVITWGDTRSIDEARFIEKNYDCNKLYRKTGCRVQHPMYPLSNILWVKNKMPQVFKNTYKFVTIKEYIIFKLSGKFVIDVTDASAMGCLNINNFQWDEYILKNILQIDSDRFGEVKECTYVVPGIKSEYARQMGIKIDTPLVIGSGDGIMANIGCGGFDDTSMSCTIGTSGALRIAVNKPLFDEEQRTWCYCFTKDTWVAGGAINNGGIVLKYFRNQFRQQFEKEASEAKYDNIYHLFDYYASQIDPGSNGLTFLPFITGERAPGWNADATGSLVGLRFMHDKRHIIRASMEGVIYNMYSIYRMIEKIDGNVQQIIANGGYANSDIWLQIQADIFNKEIAVAGITEASVFGAAYTGMVAVGDIKSLKDPIPKMKPVKVIKPNSKNVEVYKDMYKRFLNYYTAILGKQLF from the coding sequence TTGAGTGAAAGGGTTTATTTGGGAATCGATATTGGAACTAGTGGGATAAGATCAAATGTATTTGATATAAAAGGTAATCAAATAGGTTTTGATTATAAAGAATATCCGACTATTTGTACTGAACGAGGAATGTTAGAACTCGATCCTGATGTTGTATTTAAATCACTTATAGAAGTAGTTAAGAATTCTATTGATAAATGCAATTTATCATTTAATGATATAAGATCTATTGGTATGAGTTCTCAGATGCACAGCTTTCTTGCAGTAGATAGAAATGGAAATAATCTTACAAACGTTATTACATGGGGTGATACAAGGTCTATAGATGAAGCAAGATTTATAGAAAAAAATTATGATTGCAATAAATTGTACAGAAAAACTGGCTGCAGGGTACAACATCCAATGTATCCTCTGAGCAATATACTATGGGTTAAAAATAAAATGCCGCAAGTTTTTAAAAATACTTATAAATTTGTCACTATCAAAGAATATATTATTTTTAAACTGAGTGGTAAATTTGTAATTGATGTTACGGATGCTTCAGCAATGGGTTGTCTGAATATAAATAATTTTCAGTGGGATGAATATATTTTAAAAAATATATTGCAAATAGATTCAGATAGATTTGGTGAAGTCAAGGAATGCACCTATGTAGTGCCAGGCATTAAAAGTGAATATGCACGGCAAATGGGAATAAAAATTGATACGCCGTTAGTAATAGGATCAGGCGATGGAATAATGGCAAATATAGGATGCGGGGGCTTTGATGATACATCAATGTCATGTACAATTGGCACCAGTGGAGCTTTGAGGATTGCTGTAAATAAACCACTTTTTGATGAAGAACAGAGGACGTGGTGTTACTGTTTTACTAAAGATACATGGGTAGCCGGTGGAGCAATAAATAATGGAGGAATAGTTCTCAAGTATTTTAGAAACCAATTTAGACAGCAGTTTGAAAAAGAAGCTTCTGAAGCTAAATATGATAATATTTATCACCTTTTTGATTACTATGCTTCACAGATAGATCCTGGGAGCAATGGATTGACCTTTTTACCATTTATAACAGGAGAGAGAGCACCTGGTTGGAATGCAGATGCAACTGGGTCATTAGTTGGATTAAGGTTTATGCATGATAAAAGACATATTATAAGAGCATCTATGGAAGGCGTTATTTATAATATGTATTCAATATACAGGATGATAGAAAAAATTGATGGTAATGTCCAGCAGATAATTGCAAATGGCGGATATGCAAATTCAGATATATGGTTGCAAATTCAGGCAGATATTTTTAATAAAGAAATAGCAGTTGCAGGAATAACAGAAGCTTCTGTTTTTGGAGCAGCGTATACCGGAATGGTGGCTGTGGGAGACATAAAAAGTTTGAAGGATCCCATACCTAAGATGAAACCTGTTAAAGTGATAAAACCAAATAGTAAAAATGTTGAAGTCTACAAGGATATGTATAAAAGATTTTTAAATTACTATACAGCTATTTTGGGAAAACAATTATTTTAA
- the hisD gene encoding histidinol dehydrogenase, which produces MEDKIVKTVYLDTEEGSKYLKNFRNIEESIQEDVTLKVSKILEDIKKNGDEALLKYTNLFDSKEVTKSNIKVTQEEIKKAYEFVEDEFIDALKTAAENIKFFHEKQKKTSWIITKEEGVVLGQQIRALENVGIYVPGGTAAYPSSVLMNAIPAKVAGVKNLQMVTPPSEDGSINPNILVAADIAGVDEIYKAGGAQAVGALAFGTESISKVDKIVGPGNIFVAMAKKSVYGQVDIDMIAGPSEILIIADERAKAKYVAADLMSQAEHDVLASAVLVTTSKELVVEVKLELERQVQSLERKDIILKSLKDRGAIIIVDSIEEGIDVANEIAPEHLELCVEDPFSILGDIKNAGSIFMGDFAPEPLGDYMAGPNHILPTSGTARFFSPLSVDDFIKKSSFTRYSRKALSKIGDKIIKLAETEGLTAHANSIKVRTK; this is translated from the coding sequence ATGGAAGATAAAATTGTAAAGACAGTATATTTAGATACGGAAGAAGGAAGCAAATATTTAAAAAATTTTAGAAATATAGAAGAGAGTATACAGGAAGATGTAACTTTAAAAGTTTCTAAAATACTTGAAGATATAAAGAAAAATGGAGATGAGGCTCTTCTAAAATATACAAATTTATTTGATAGTAAAGAAGTTACTAAAAGCAATATAAAAGTGACACAAGAAGAAATAAAAAAGGCTTATGAGTTTGTAGAAGATGAGTTTATAGATGCATTAAAAACTGCAGCGGAAAACATAAAATTTTTCCATGAAAAGCAGAAGAAAACCTCCTGGATAATTACAAAAGAAGAAGGAGTAGTACTTGGACAGCAAATTAGAGCACTGGAGAATGTAGGAATATATGTACCAGGGGGAACAGCTGCATATCCATCCTCAGTTTTAATGAATGCAATTCCTGCAAAAGTAGCAGGGGTTAAAAATTTGCAAATGGTAACTCCACCTTCAGAAGATGGAAGTATAAATCCTAATATTTTAGTAGCTGCTGATATAGCTGGAGTAGATGAAATATATAAGGCGGGAGGAGCACAAGCTGTAGGAGCGCTGGCTTTTGGAACAGAAAGTATTTCTAAAGTGGATAAAATAGTGGGACCTGGGAATATATTTGTAGCTATGGCAAAAAAGAGCGTATATGGCCAGGTAGATATAGATATGATAGCAGGGCCAAGTGAAATACTTATAATTGCAGATGAGAGGGCAAAAGCAAAATATGTGGCAGCAGACTTGATGTCACAAGCAGAACATGATGTACTTGCATCTGCAGTACTTGTTACAACTTCGAAAGAATTGGTAGTAGAAGTGAAACTGGAACTTGAAAGACAAGTACAATCTTTGGAAAGAAAGGATATAATACTAAAATCTCTGAAAGATCGCGGAGCCATAATTATAGTAGACAGCATAGAAGAAGGCATAGATGTGGCAAACGAAATAGCTCCAGAACATCTGGAATTATGTGTTGAGGATCCTTTTTCTATACTTGGAGATATAAAAAATGCAGGTTCCATATTTATGGGTGATTTTGCACCGGAACCTCTTGGGGATTATATGGCAGGACCAAATCATATACTTCCGACAAGCGGAACAGCTAGGTTTTTTTCTCCACTTTCTGTAGATGATTTTATAAAAAAATCAAGTTTTACTCGTTATTCCAGGAAGGCTCTTTCAAAAATAGGAGACAAAATTATAAAGTTAGCAGAAACAGAAGGGCTTACAGCTCATGCAAATTCAATAAAAGTTAGAACTAAATAG
- a CDS encoding DegV family protein: MLVTVPIIMTDASCDLPGSFMEKNNIPFLGLMCHFKSKDYEDDFGKSLSYEEFYKGLENGEMPYTSQINEYRFTEKFRELLKQKRPIIYIGMSSGISGTFNSSKLAKDAILSEFEDADITLIDSKGSSIGLGILVYYACKMAQQGLSKDEIVNWVNNNRLKMNYWFVVEDLKHLKRGGRISSSKAVIGTLLDVKPIIYIENQGELKNVTNVRGRKKAIKYLVERFRERALDDKNQVIGISHGNCIEDAKLLKNIIEREFPNNKFIINTLGMGMATHCGSGMLSLCFLGNKR, from the coding sequence ATGTTGGTGACAGTACCTATAATCATGACGGATGCATCCTGTGATTTGCCAGGAAGTTTTATGGAAAAAAATAATATACCATTTTTGGGGTTGATGTGTCACTTTAAAAGCAAAGATTATGAGGATGATTTTGGTAAATCCTTAAGCTATGAGGAATTTTATAAGGGCCTTGAAAATGGAGAAATGCCATATACATCACAGATAAATGAATACAGGTTTACTGAAAAATTTAGAGAATTGCTGAAACAGAAAAGACCTATCATATACATAGGAATGTCATCTGGAATAAGTGGAACTTTTAACAGCTCAAAACTAGCAAAGGATGCAATTTTAAGCGAATTTGAAGATGCAGATATAACATTGATAGATAGTAAAGGTTCTTCTATTGGACTTGGAATTTTAGTATACTATGCTTGTAAAATGGCACAGCAAGGTTTAAGTAAAGATGAGATTGTAAATTGGGTAAACAATAATAGGCTAAAGATGAATTATTGGTTTGTGGTAGAGGATTTAAAGCATTTAAAGAGAGGTGGCAGAATATCTTCATCTAAAGCTGTTATAGGTACTCTTTTGGATGTAAAGCCTATTATATATATTGAAAATCAAGGAGAACTTAAAAATGTAACCAATGTTAGGGGAAGAAAAAAAGCTATAAAATACCTGGTAGAAAGATTTAGAGAAAGAGCCTTAGATGATAAAAATCAGGTTATAGGTATATCTCATGGAAATTGTATAGAAGACGCCAAGCTTTTAAAAAATATAATAGAGAGAGAATTTCCAAATAATAAATTTATCATAAACACGTTGGGTATGGGTATGGCTACTCACTGCGGCAGCGGAATGCTTTCACTTTGTTTTTTGGGAAATAAAAGATGA
- the hisG gene encoding ATP phosphoribosyltransferase, whose amino-acid sequence MSNMKRVKIALTKGRIEKEAVNIFQKSGIDCSEVINKGRKLIFHNEEDNIDFVLVKAPDVLTYVEHGVVDVGIVGKDTLLEQNKDFYEVLDLGFGKCKFSVAGPKNSNFYSGYNRKKIATKYPNVARNYFRKLGQDVEIIKIEGSVELAPILGLADAIVDIVETGTTLKENGLVVYENICDISARMVVNVASMKMKKNEIEDIINRIQMQIRVGDILTN is encoded by the coding sequence ATGTCAAATATGAAGAGGGTAAAAATAGCTTTAACTAAGGGCAGAATTGAAAAAGAAGCTGTAAATATATTTCAAAAGTCAGGTATAGATTGTAGTGAAGTTATAAATAAAGGAAGAAAGCTTATATTTCACAATGAAGAAGACAATATAGATTTTGTGCTTGTGAAGGCTCCTGATGTACTTACTTATGTAGAACATGGAGTAGTTGATGTTGGCATAGTTGGAAAAGATACTTTACTGGAACAAAATAAAGATTTTTATGAGGTACTGGATTTGGGTTTTGGAAAGTGTAAATTTTCTGTAGCAGGACCTAAAAATTCTAATTTTTATTCCGGGTATAATAGAAAAAAGATTGCTACAAAATATCCCAACGTAGCTAGAAATTATTTTAGAAAATTGGGACAGGATGTGGAAATTATAAAAATAGAAGGTTCTGTGGAATTGGCTCCTATACTGGGACTAGCAGACGCCATAGTTGATATAGTGGAAACTGGAACTACTTTAAAGGAAAACGGACTGGTGGTTTATGAAAATATATGTGACATAAGTGCCAGAATGGTAGTAAATGTAGCTAGTATGAAGATGAAGAAAAATGAAATAGAGGACATAATAAATAGAATTCAAATGCAGATAAGGGTAGGAGACATATTGACAAATTAG
- a CDS encoding phosphoglycerate dehydrogenase: MGKILITPRSFGKHSKKPFELLKQRGFELVVNPYGRILTQDEMIKEVADVDGIIIGVDPLNAEVLKHAKKLKVISKYGVGTDNIDLNYAKNNNITITITKGANSDAVADYAFALMISVARKIVTIDRGCRKLDWSKVTSIGMYGKTLGLIGLGNIGKGVAKRAKGFDMKVLAYDVYKDMNFASRNNVQYVTIEKILKEADFISIHLPLTKETKYIIGEKELNMMKENAVIVNTARGGLIDENALYDALKNNRIWGAGIDVFEQEPPKNKELLDLNNIVVGSHCAASTFEAVDNMGIMAANNIIENIK; the protein is encoded by the coding sequence ATGGGAAAGATATTAATTACGCCAAGGTCATTCGGTAAGCATAGTAAGAAGCCTTTTGAATTACTTAAGCAAAGAGGATTTGAACTTGTTGTAAATCCATATGGGAGAATTTTGACTCAAGATGAAATGATTAAAGAAGTTGCGGATGTAGATGGGATTATTATAGGAGTAGATCCATTAAATGCTGAAGTTTTAAAACATGCAAAAAAATTGAAAGTAATATCAAAATATGGTGTTGGAACTGATAATATTGATCTTAATTATGCAAAAAACAACAATATAACTATAACTATAACAAAAGGAGCAAATTCAGATGCAGTTGCTGATTATGCATTTGCACTTATGATTTCAGTTGCAAGAAAAATTGTAACGATAGACAGAGGCTGCAGAAAACTTGATTGGAGTAAAGTTACAAGTATTGGCATGTATGGAAAAACACTTGGATTAATTGGACTTGGAAATATAGGTAAAGGAGTCGCAAAGAGAGCTAAGGGTTTTGACATGAAAGTTTTAGCTTATGACGTGTACAAAGATATGAATTTTGCTTCTAGAAATAATGTACAGTACGTAACTATTGAAAAAATATTAAAGGAAGCTGATTTTATTAGTATTCATCTTCCACTTACTAAAGAAACCAAATATATAATTGGAGAAAAAGAGTTAAACATGATGAAAGAAAATGCGGTGATAGTAAATACTGCGAGAGGTGGATTAATAGATGAAAATGCACTATATGATGCATTGAAAAATAATAGAATTTGGGGTGCAGGTATAGATGTTTTTGAACAGGAGCCACCTAAAAATAAAGAACTACTTGATTTGAACAATATAGTTGTAGGTTCACATTGTGCAGCATCAACCTTTGAGGCAGTTGACAATATGGGAATTATGGCAGCAAACAATATTATTGAAAATATAAAATAA